In the Rhinoderma darwinii isolate aRhiDar2 chromosome 13, aRhiDar2.hap1, whole genome shotgun sequence genome, one interval contains:
- the LOC142665429 gene encoding keratin-like protein KRT222 yields MSMEQGPGQTGSEAAMSEEESILSDDTKCSVMKNDGVSDEAAKYQAKFNIHFTEDIVEAMSTLQAEKVDEIINQWEGSFFKENPRLRKKTISLRFEVYLEGEEDTCTPNNKDDLPNIEVRMIMRRSCSVPTMSP; encoded by the exons ATGTCAATGGAGCAAGGCCCTGGACAGACTGGTAGTGAAGCCGCCATGAGTGAAGAGGAGAGTATCCTGAGTGATGACACTAAGT GCTCTGTAATGAAGAACGATGGGGTCAGTGACGAAGCGGCAAAATATCAAGCAAAATTTAATATACATTTTACTGAAGACATTGTAGAGGCCATGAGCACATTACA AGCAGAGAAAGTGGATGAAATCATCAATCAGTGGGAAGGTTCTTTCTTCAAGGAAAATCCCAGATTAAGAAAAAAAACCATATCCTTAAGATTTGAGGTTTACCTAGAAGGTGAGGAAGACACGTGTACCCCCAACAACAAGGACGATCTACCAAACATAGAGGTTCGGATGATTATGAGACGCTCGTGCAGCGTTCCTACTATGAGCCCTTGA